The proteins below are encoded in one region of Paenarthrobacter ilicis:
- a CDS encoding winged helix-turn-helix domain-containing protein produces the protein MSAPAEHPRHQLNELVHSPVRFSIMAALAKAESLDFKDLRDAIQVSDSVLSKQLAILEKAEFVKIRKSFAGKMPRTSASLTAAGRDVWAGHLRTLREIAGG, from the coding sequence ATGAGCGCTCCGGCGGAACACCCACGCCACCAGCTCAACGAGTTGGTCCATTCCCCGGTCCGGTTCTCCATCATGGCGGCGCTGGCCAAGGCCGAGTCACTGGACTTCAAGGACCTGCGGGACGCCATCCAAGTCAGCGATTCCGTGCTCAGCAAGCAGCTGGCGATCCTGGAGAAGGCGGAGTTCGTGAAGATCAGGAAGAGCTTCGCTGGCAAGATGCCGCGGACCTCGGCCAGCCTTACCGCCGCTGGCAGGGATGTGTGGGCGGGACACCTGCGGACGCTGCGGGAGATTGCGGGCGGGTGA
- the helR gene encoding RNA polymerase recycling motor ATPase HelR — protein MPLTTSIFDLPEHLSPKANPALISDDDHHLAAVGTSLEQTIQDLAGQLETTRKSPSRFGQEAVEKDVEIRRLTSRMRALKRFGVDLCLGRMVSETSGETLYIGRLGLTDSDGKRLLVDWRSPAAEPFFGATHANPMGLASRRRYRWTRGRITDYWDESFTASDTGGTAALEDLSAFIASLGTSRSPRMRDVLGTIQADQDAIIRASSRGTLVVDGGPGTGKTVVALHRAAYLLYSDPRLGHRRGGVLFVGPHRPFLNYVADVLPSLGEDGVQTCTIRDLVPEGAAAAPEASAAVERLKSSASMVKAVERAVRSYEVPPAEGLEVETPWADVWLSPEDWADAFSAPGPGTPHNEARDDVWEELVAILLDRFDTDEVPGDLLRRAFAQNTDLTETFRKAWPLLDYAAMVADLWRVPAFLHAAAPWLTEEEVAALQRSEPEAWTVSDLPLLDAARQRLGDPEASLRARRRKAEAAAEKELMDRVVEDLIASDDSELMVMSMLRGDDMQEKLGEDAAAIDPDTLAGPFAHVVVDEAQELTDAEWQVLLQRCPSRSFTVVGDRAQARHGFRESWQERLQRAGLGSVNLASLSINYRTPEEVMAHAEPVIRAALPDANVPTSIRRSGLPIVRGAVDSLGTLLEDWLATNGEGVACVVTIDDAGPGPLPASPRIRVLAPELVKGLEFDCVVLIDPDRFGDGIEGAVDRYVAMTRATQQLVILSSTEQDQTMKPVSAT, from the coding sequence GTGCCACTGACCACCAGCATTTTCGATCTTCCCGAGCACCTCTCCCCCAAGGCCAATCCCGCCCTGATATCCGACGACGACCATCACCTCGCCGCCGTCGGCACCAGTCTGGAACAGACCATCCAAGACCTGGCCGGCCAGCTGGAGACCACCAGGAAATCGCCCAGCCGTTTCGGGCAGGAAGCGGTGGAAAAGGACGTCGAGATCCGCCGGCTCACCAGCCGCATGAGGGCCCTGAAGCGGTTTGGCGTGGACCTCTGCCTGGGCCGAATGGTCAGCGAAACATCGGGCGAAACCCTCTACATTGGCCGTCTGGGCCTCACGGACAGTGACGGCAAGCGGCTCCTGGTCGATTGGCGATCACCCGCAGCCGAGCCATTTTTCGGGGCCACCCACGCCAACCCGATGGGCCTGGCAAGCCGCCGCCGCTACCGCTGGACCCGGGGCCGGATCACTGATTACTGGGACGAGTCGTTCACGGCATCGGACACCGGTGGGACGGCAGCCTTGGAGGATCTTTCCGCCTTCATCGCCAGCCTGGGCACCAGCCGCTCCCCACGCATGCGGGACGTTCTGGGCACCATCCAGGCGGACCAGGATGCGATCATCCGAGCTTCCTCCCGGGGCACGTTGGTGGTCGACGGCGGACCGGGTACCGGCAAGACCGTGGTGGCGTTGCACCGTGCCGCGTACCTGCTCTACTCCGACCCCCGGCTGGGGCATCGCCGGGGCGGGGTGTTGTTCGTGGGACCGCATCGCCCATTCCTGAATTATGTTGCGGACGTACTTCCAAGCTTGGGCGAGGACGGGGTGCAAACATGCACCATCCGCGATCTGGTTCCCGAAGGAGCCGCCGCCGCTCCCGAGGCGAGTGCCGCCGTCGAACGCTTGAAGTCGTCAGCCAGCATGGTCAAGGCGGTTGAGCGGGCTGTCCGGTCCTACGAGGTTCCCCCGGCTGAGGGCTTGGAAGTGGAGACGCCGTGGGCGGATGTTTGGCTCAGCCCTGAGGACTGGGCGGATGCGTTCAGCGCGCCCGGTCCGGGCACCCCGCACAACGAGGCGCGGGATGACGTGTGGGAGGAGTTGGTGGCCATCCTGCTGGACAGGTTCGACACCGACGAGGTTCCAGGGGACCTGCTGCGGCGTGCGTTCGCGCAGAACACCGACCTGACAGAGACCTTCCGGAAGGCGTGGCCGTTGCTCGACTACGCTGCAATGGTGGCGGACCTGTGGCGAGTACCCGCCTTCCTTCACGCAGCGGCGCCGTGGCTGACGGAAGAGGAAGTCGCCGCGTTGCAACGATCCGAACCGGAGGCCTGGACGGTTTCGGATCTTCCCCTCCTGGATGCCGCCCGCCAACGGCTGGGCGACCCGGAAGCGTCCCTCCGCGCCCGCCGTCGTAAAGCCGAGGCTGCCGCGGAAAAGGAACTGATGGACCGCGTGGTGGAGGACCTGATCGCCTCCGACGATTCCGAGCTCATGGTCATGTCCATGCTGCGGGGCGACGATATGCAGGAGAAACTCGGCGAGGACGCAGCAGCCATTGACCCTGACACGTTGGCTGGTCCGTTCGCCCACGTGGTGGTGGACGAGGCCCAGGAACTCACCGATGCGGAGTGGCAGGTGCTGCTGCAACGCTGCCCGTCGCGCAGTTTCACGGTGGTGGGCGACCGCGCGCAGGCACGCCACGGGTTCCGCGAATCCTGGCAGGAACGCCTGCAGCGCGCTGGGCTGGGCAGCGTGAACCTGGCCAGTCTCAGCATCAACTACCGCACGCCCGAAGAGGTCATGGCCCACGCCGAACCGGTGATCCGGGCCGCGCTGCCGGATGCCAACGTGCCCACCTCCATCCGGCGCAGCGGGCTGCCAATAGTTCGCGGAGCGGTGGATTCCTTGGGGACGTTGCTGGAGGACTGGCTTGCGACGAACGGTGAGGGCGTGGCGTGCGTCGTGACAATCGACGACGCCGGACCCGGCCCGCTGCCAGCGTCGCCGCGGATCCGGGTGCTGGCGCCGGAACTGGTGAAAGGGCTGGAGTTCGATTGCGTGGTGCTCATTGATCCGGACCGGTTCGGCGACGGAATAGAGGGCGCCGTGGACCGATACGTCGCGATGACCAGGGCCACCCAGCAGTTGGTGATCCTGTCCTCCACAGAGCAGGACCAGACTATGAAGCCGGTTTCCGCCACATGA
- a CDS encoding MFS transporter, whose protein sequence is MTATNPRPGLAIAALSLGTALNPLNSSMIAVALVVLREHFALDVATVTWVITSFYLASAAGQPLMGRLADRFGPRRLFMFGMALVAVTCAIAPFLPNFALVCVARALMAVGTATAYPSAVVMVTELSKLANLPSTRPLGRIQMANTSAAAVGPVVGGLLVSLVGWQALFAINVPIALLAMIVVRQTAPVDAGRETGSLGKLIRDSDIPGILAFVVSLMLAMMALLNVAPGYRWYLLGAGIVVGALFAWRELRFQPPFLDLRLLGRNRPLLLVYLLFIVFSGVYYFAFFGLPQLLQEAGHYDAGIVGLLMLPLAALSVVVTPLTVRLIERFGVRSVLIAGVLVLTVAAGALGSLTLSLAVPLVFVMTALMGVPYGMVSTASNQGLYVSARPEERGVAAGIFQTCRYLGAITATVLIGVFYGPGVNQANWGLMVLVMLGLSVLVLVLAVMWRKPAS, encoded by the coding sequence GTGACTGCCACCAATCCACGCCCCGGCCTCGCGATAGCTGCCCTCAGCCTGGGCACAGCGTTGAACCCGCTGAACTCCTCCATGATCGCGGTGGCCCTGGTGGTCCTGCGGGAGCATTTTGCGTTGGACGTGGCCACGGTGACCTGGGTGATCACCTCCTTCTACCTTGCTTCCGCTGCAGGCCAGCCGCTCATGGGCCGCTTGGCCGATCGCTTTGGGCCGCGCCGCTTGTTCATGTTCGGCATGGCGTTGGTGGCCGTTACCTGTGCAATCGCACCATTCCTACCCAACTTCGCGCTGGTGTGCGTGGCCCGGGCCCTCATGGCGGTGGGAACCGCGACGGCGTACCCGTCCGCCGTCGTCATGGTCACCGAACTCAGCAAACTGGCCAACCTGCCATCCACGCGGCCACTGGGCCGTATCCAGATGGCCAACACCTCGGCGGCTGCCGTGGGTCCGGTGGTTGGTGGCCTGCTGGTGAGCCTGGTGGGGTGGCAGGCGCTGTTCGCGATCAACGTTCCCATCGCCCTGTTGGCCATGATCGTGGTGCGGCAGACGGCTCCCGTTGATGCGGGACGTGAGACCGGTTCCTTGGGCAAGCTGATCCGCGACTCGGACATTCCGGGCATTCTTGCCTTTGTTGTCTCCTTGATGCTCGCCATGATGGCGCTCCTGAACGTGGCTCCCGGATACCGCTGGTACCTGCTGGGTGCCGGAATTGTGGTTGGTGCCCTCTTCGCATGGCGCGAGCTGCGTTTCCAACCACCTTTCCTTGACCTCCGGCTGCTGGGTCGGAACCGGCCACTGTTGCTGGTGTACCTGCTGTTCATCGTTTTCAGCGGTGTCTACTACTTCGCGTTCTTCGGCCTTCCGCAGTTGCTGCAGGAGGCAGGACATTACGACGCCGGCATAGTAGGCCTGCTCATGCTGCCCCTTGCGGCGTTGTCGGTGGTGGTGACTCCGCTGACTGTGAGGTTGATTGAACGGTTCGGCGTGCGCTCGGTGCTCATTGCCGGTGTGCTGGTGCTGACCGTGGCCGCCGGGGCGTTGGGTTCGCTGACGTTGTCCTTGGCCGTTCCGCTGGTGTTCGTGATGACGGCGTTGATGGGTGTCCCGTATGGCATGGTCAGCACCGCCTCCAACCAGGGCCTGTATGTTTCCGCCCGTCCCGAGGAAAGGGGAGTGGCCGCCGGGATCTTCCAGACGTGCCGCTACCTGGGAGCCATTACGGCCACTGTGCTGATCGGCGTCTTCTACGGCCCGGGGGTCAACCAGGCCAACTGGGGGCTCATGGTGCTGGTGATGCTTGGTTTGAGCGTGCTGGTTCTGGTTCTGGCTGTCATGTGGCGGAAACCGGCTTCATAG
- a CDS encoding peptidase inhibitor family I36 protein → MMLPHSPKRGISMNNAQNRRVAIAATTLLLAGAGVAVGSAPAQAAYDCQYAMCLWQDTNYAGFKVSYSGSVNYVGAGMNDQASSVDSRSSRVSTLYADTNWSGTWLQLAPGEDVGYLTNYGVPYNWPYTYSDIISSLSL, encoded by the coding sequence ATGATGCTGCCCCATTCGCCAAAGAGGGGAATTTCAATGAATAACGCGCAGAATCGACGTGTTGCAATCGCTGCAACGACCTTGCTGCTTGCAGGAGCAGGTGTCGCCGTAGGCAGCGCTCCCGCACAGGCCGCTTACGACTGCCAATATGCGATGTGCCTATGGCAGGACACGAATTATGCAGGGTTCAAGGTGAGTTACAGCGGTTCTGTCAATTACGTCGGAGCCGGCATGAACGACCAAGCAAGTTCTGTTGACAGCCGATCATCCAGAGTCTCCACGTTGTACGCAGACACAAACTGGTCTGGCACTTGGTTACAACTGGCACCGGGCGAAGACGTTGGCTACCTCACGAACTACGGCGTCCCGTACAACTGGCCTTACACATACTCTGACATCATTTCGAGCTTGTCACTTTAG
- a CDS encoding peptidoglycan-binding domain-containing protein, producing the protein MKVRRVLHPARIFTFFLILLVLLTAAFWAGATVKGPNDEALNNAQRRLEVTYPVSLKVVDKQLALKGVVVRGQTTVVSPPTSGTSYRHVVTKPGPPVGTVVAPGSFLGAVGGQPVFLLPDNVPIYRDLDIGDSGDDVTQLQEALRTMGFNSVQISGKLDAVSRDALNRIYSGDGLVPPGKPAFRVGDFAQIPGNRGVVAQSAGLATLITETTALITIQTTPDTVVARASVVDADVLSAGIKVRLSLGNESVESDVLSVGGFTDKPGPSGEGPGRDVTISVPFQGSAWLIPDKQITVQGVTPPQEKLAVPLIGIQHDGSGPFVEVLVPDSSGNSEKTIYQRVDIKVKAQDSGWAAVESVTPLTAGQQVRIP; encoded by the coding sequence ATGAAAGTACGACGTGTTCTCCATCCAGCAAGAATATTCACTTTCTTCCTCATCTTGCTCGTACTTCTCACAGCAGCCTTTTGGGCCGGAGCCACGGTTAAAGGCCCGAACGACGAAGCTCTGAACAACGCCCAGCGGCGCTTGGAGGTCACTTATCCAGTTTCATTGAAGGTTGTAGACAAGCAGTTGGCGCTCAAAGGGGTGGTCGTCCGGGGCCAGACCACAGTTGTCAGTCCCCCCACTTCGGGAACCTCCTATCGGCACGTCGTCACCAAGCCCGGTCCGCCGGTAGGGACGGTGGTTGCGCCAGGGTCGTTCCTTGGCGCTGTCGGAGGGCAACCGGTATTTTTGCTTCCCGATAATGTCCCCATCTACAGAGACTTGGACATCGGTGATTCGGGAGACGACGTCACTCAACTCCAAGAAGCCCTACGGACGATGGGCTTCAACTCCGTCCAAATCTCAGGGAAGCTTGATGCGGTCTCCCGCGACGCCCTTAACCGGATTTACAGTGGGGACGGGCTCGTCCCGCCCGGCAAGCCCGCGTTCAGGGTTGGGGACTTCGCTCAGATCCCTGGAAACAGGGGTGTAGTAGCCCAATCTGCTGGCTTAGCAACGCTAATCACAGAGACAACAGCTCTCATCACGATCCAAACAACACCGGACACCGTCGTGGCGCGTGCCTCCGTAGTCGACGCTGATGTTCTCTCGGCAGGCATTAAGGTCCGCCTTTCGCTGGGAAACGAATCCGTGGAAAGTGACGTCCTATCCGTGGGTGGATTTACGGACAAACCCGGACCCAGCGGTGAAGGACCCGGAAGGGATGTCACTATCTCCGTTCCTTTTCAAGGCTCAGCTTGGTTGATCCCTGACAAGCAGATCACCGTGCAGGGCGTGACGCCTCCCCAAGAAAAGCTTGCGGTGCCACTCATTGGAATCCAGCACGACGGATCCGGGCCATTTGTTGAGGTGCTCGTGCCGGATTCGTCCGGTAATTCGGAAAAGACCATATACCAAAGGGTCGACATAAAGGTGAAAGCGCAGGATTCCGGGTGGGCTGCCGTTGAATCGGTCACACCTCTTACAGCTGGCCAACAGGTTCGAATCCCATGA
- a CDS encoding ATP-binding cassette domain-containing protein, which produces MRNPSSGVALQAKHLRRVYDGAVSTIALDEASFTVREGEFVAIVGPSGSGKSTLLNLLGLLDSPTGGNLEVMGRRTEDLTEKQRNKLRSETIGFIFQNSFVLSHEPAALNAALGLRIQGAPTRQRSVAVTRVLTQFRLADRANVRAGLLSGGERQRLAIARAMAPGPRVLLADEPTGNLDSMNTMLVIEDLRMMAQSGVAVVVITHDEQVAAAADRRLSLTDGVLTETCSGRVPTSLPHFKAMKPEPSLARTAPGSSLLRVLDSVADSLNELSTRPLRTALLLAAFLLGAGGLTAANGLTQTTSVQVAERLDVAALDEVRFTDDRLTPGTMPTLTEQSSIVDSVGALEGVELVGLTSMVAPSDGAISRPPSSETYFSGPIEVADVNFLTILDLDMAPRSAQDNMRVYPEVPFAVIGRNAATTIGIQNAAPGIVIWVQGAPVPVIAIIENSSRDASALDKIFLNPAAAFSIRNLQPTYVVRTKLGSPAPLSDAIPRALSPGSPGAIDVQTVADLRSLKTGIGEELGLMVGLISIVLLVLASLTAATAMYLSVQARSGEVALRRALGASRWAIARMFLFEGILIGTAGGLSGSVLGTAAVIALSAVNGWTPVMTPVMAAIGVAAGMVTGATSAVYPAAAAARADPAVGLRT; this is translated from the coding sequence ATGAGAAATCCCAGCTCAGGCGTTGCCTTGCAAGCAAAGCATTTGAGGCGCGTCTACGACGGCGCAGTTTCGACCATCGCTTTGGATGAGGCCAGCTTCACCGTGCGTGAGGGAGAATTTGTTGCAATAGTAGGTCCTTCAGGGTCAGGGAAGAGTACACTCCTGAATCTTCTCGGCCTCTTGGACAGTCCTACCGGCGGCAACCTAGAAGTGATGGGGCGGCGCACAGAAGATTTGACCGAAAAACAGCGTAATAAACTGAGGTCGGAAACAATAGGCTTCATCTTTCAGAACTCATTCGTTCTCTCTCACGAACCAGCAGCGCTAAATGCCGCGCTCGGTTTGAGGATTCAAGGAGCACCCACCAGACAGAGGTCAGTCGCGGTGACTAGAGTTCTGACCCAATTCAGGCTTGCCGACCGCGCCAATGTTCGCGCGGGATTGCTGTCCGGCGGTGAGCGTCAGCGACTCGCCATCGCCCGAGCGATGGCACCTGGCCCTCGAGTGTTACTGGCCGATGAACCCACCGGCAACTTGGATTCAATGAACACAATGTTGGTCATTGAGGATCTTCGAATGATGGCACAAAGCGGAGTAGCCGTCGTTGTGATAACGCACGATGAGCAAGTAGCGGCCGCCGCCGACCGCCGCCTTTCTCTTACGGATGGCGTACTGACCGAGACTTGTTCCGGCCGAGTTCCAACCTCCCTTCCTCATTTCAAGGCAATGAAACCCGAGCCAAGCTTGGCGCGCACCGCCCCTGGGTCCAGTCTTTTGCGAGTTCTTGATTCCGTGGCGGATAGCCTGAATGAGCTCTCGACCCGACCACTGCGAACCGCGTTGCTACTTGCCGCTTTCCTCTTGGGGGCCGGCGGATTGACCGCGGCGAATGGACTCACTCAGACCACCTCCGTGCAGGTCGCCGAACGTCTCGATGTCGCTGCTCTAGACGAAGTTAGATTCACAGACGACCGGCTCACCCCCGGCACGATGCCTACCCTTACCGAACAATCGTCCATCGTTGACTCCGTTGGGGCACTGGAGGGGGTTGAACTCGTCGGGCTGACATCAATGGTGGCTCCATCGGATGGGGCTATCTCACGCCCGCCTTCCTCCGAAACGTATTTCAGTGGACCAATCGAGGTTGCGGACGTCAACTTCCTGACGATCTTGGACCTGGATATGGCGCCGCGCTCGGCGCAGGACAATATGAGGGTCTATCCCGAGGTTCCGTTCGCCGTGATCGGAAGGAATGCGGCCACAACGATTGGAATTCAAAATGCGGCACCTGGCATCGTCATCTGGGTGCAGGGCGCACCTGTACCCGTCATCGCCATTATCGAGAACAGCTCAAGGGACGCTTCGGCACTGGACAAGATCTTTCTGAACCCAGCCGCAGCTTTTTCCATCCGAAACCTACAACCCACCTACGTGGTCAGAACCAAGCTGGGATCCCCAGCCCCCTTGAGCGACGCAATCCCACGAGCCTTGAGTCCAGGTAGCCCTGGTGCGATCGACGTTCAGACCGTAGCCGACCTTCGAAGCCTCAAGACCGGTATCGGCGAAGAACTGGGACTTATGGTCGGGCTAATATCAATAGTTCTCCTTGTGCTGGCCTCTTTGACGGCCGCAACTGCGATGTACTTATCAGTACAGGCACGATCCGGCGAGGTGGCTCTTAGACGGGCATTAGGTGCAAGTAGGTGGGCCATTGCTCGTATGTTTCTATTCGAAGGCATCCTCATCGGAACGGCCGGGGGCCTGTCGGGCAGCGTTCTCGGGACAGCGGCTGTAATTGCCCTATCTGCGGTCAACGGATGGACACCTGTCATGACTCCCGTCATGGCTGCCATTGGAGTAGCCGCGGGTATGGTTACCGGTGCCACTTCGGCGGTGTACCCAGCTGCTGCCGCGGCGCGCGCTGATCCAGCGGTGGGCCTCAGAACTTAG
- a CDS encoding TerC family protein, producing MTVSPLIWGITIVVILALLAFDYFFHIRKAHVPSLKEAAIWSSIYVGLAVVFGILVLIFGGGQMGSEYFAGYITEKALSVDNLFVFLIIMSSFRVPREDQQKVLLFGIVFSLIARTGFIFLGAALINSFAWVFYIFGLILLLTAGNLLKPGDHEGDQANNFVIRVAKKLFHTTDKYDGDKLFTMVNGKRALTPMLLVMVAIGGTDILFALDSIPAIFGLTQNVFIVFTATAFSLMGLRQLYFLIDGLLDRLIYLSYGLAAILGFIGVKLILHALHENNLPFINDGEHVNVIEITTGLSLSVIIGVLIITVVLSLISPAGKAQTAINNARRHAVDYLDLDYTADANERERIYRALTAEEAQIVQMPLKYRNKAKDVETIREQVKEAHRQHEEFLKREAH from the coding sequence ATGACCGTCTCTCCCCTCATCTGGGGCATCACCATCGTCGTCATTCTGGCGCTTTTGGCCTTTGACTACTTCTTCCACATCCGCAAGGCACACGTCCCCTCGCTGAAGGAAGCGGCCATCTGGTCCTCCATCTACGTGGGACTGGCAGTCGTCTTCGGAATCCTCGTCCTGATCTTTGGCGGGGGCCAGATGGGGTCCGAGTACTTCGCCGGCTACATCACGGAGAAGGCCCTCTCCGTGGACAACCTGTTCGTGTTCCTGATCATCATGTCCAGCTTCCGGGTACCCCGTGAGGACCAGCAGAAGGTGCTGCTGTTCGGCATCGTCTTCTCGCTGATCGCCCGCACCGGTTTCATTTTCCTGGGCGCCGCCCTGATCAACTCGTTCGCTTGGGTGTTCTACATCTTCGGCCTCATCCTGCTGCTCACCGCCGGCAACCTGCTCAAGCCCGGCGACCACGAAGGCGATCAAGCCAACAACTTCGTGATCCGGGTGGCCAAAAAGCTCTTCCACACCACGGACAAATACGACGGCGACAAGCTCTTCACCATGGTGAACGGCAAGCGGGCCCTCACCCCGATGCTCCTGGTGATGGTGGCAATCGGCGGCACGGACATCCTCTTCGCCCTCGACTCCATCCCGGCCATCTTCGGCCTCACCCAGAACGTCTTCATCGTGTTCACCGCCACGGCGTTCTCCCTGATGGGCCTCCGGCAGCTGTACTTCCTCATTGACGGCCTGCTGGATCGCCTGATCTACCTTTCGTACGGCCTGGCTGCCATCCTGGGCTTCATCGGCGTGAAGCTGATCCTGCACGCCCTGCACGAGAACAACCTCCCGTTCATCAACGACGGCGAGCACGTGAACGTCATCGAGATCACCACGGGCCTCTCCCTCAGCGTCATCATCGGCGTCCTGATCATCACCGTGGTGCTCTCTCTGATCAGCCCTGCGGGCAAGGCCCAGACCGCCATCAACAACGCACGCCGTCACGCCGTGGACTACCTGGATCTGGACTACACGGCGGACGCCAACGAACGCGAACGTATCTACCGCGCGCTGACCGCGGAGGAAGCACAGATTGTGCAGATGCCCCTGAAGTACCGGAACAAAGCCAAGGACGTGGAGACTATCCGCGAGCAAGTGAAGGAAGCGCACCGCCAGCACGAGGAATTCCTCAAGCGCGAGGCGCACTGA